A genomic region of Leptospira mtsangambouensis contains the following coding sequences:
- the rplB gene encoding 50S ribosomal protein L2, with product MGIRKLKPTTQSSRYYSVLDFKEITEVVPYKPLTANFSYKAGRDNKGRIAVRRKGGRNKRKFRIIDFKRNKFGIPATVKTIEYDPNRSAFIALICYADGEYRYILAPNGLKVGDKIESGANAEIKLGNTLPLDKIPAGTNVHNIELHIGKGGQIARTAGSFAVISAKDGDYVSLKLPSSEIRKVRKECLATIGELSNKDHNLVIIGKAGRNRWLGKRPKVRGVVMNPVDHPLGGGEGRTSGGRHPVTPWGKPTKGFKTRKTKPSDRFIVQRRKKNRNR from the coding sequence ATGGGAATTAGAAAACTTAAACCCACAACGCAGTCTAGCCGGTATTATTCGGTTTTAGATTTCAAAGAAATCACTGAAGTGGTTCCTTACAAGCCGCTCACTGCAAACTTTTCATACAAAGCTGGCCGTGATAACAAGGGTCGAATCGCTGTTAGACGCAAAGGTGGACGTAACAAAAGAAAGTTCCGTATCATCGATTTCAAACGTAATAAATTTGGAATCCCTGCGACTGTAAAAACAATCGAATACGATCCAAACCGTTCTGCTTTTATTGCTCTGATCTGTTATGCAGATGGAGAATACCGATACATTTTAGCTCCTAACGGTCTGAAAGTCGGTGATAAAATTGAATCTGGTGCGAATGCAGAGATCAAACTAGGAAATACACTTCCTTTGGATAAGATCCCTGCAGGAACTAACGTTCACAACATTGAACTTCATATCGGAAAAGGCGGTCAAATCGCTCGCACAGCAGGATCTTTCGCTGTGATCTCCGCAAAAGATGGTGACTATGTATCGCTCAAACTTCCTTCTTCGGAAATCCGAAAGGTTCGTAAAGAGTGTTTAGCAACCATCGGAGAACTTTCCAACAAAGACCATAACTTGGTCATCATTGGTAAAGCGGGACGTAACCGTTGGTTAGGAAAGAGGCCGAAAGTAAGAGGGGTCGTTATGAACCCTGTGGACCACCCACTCGGTGGTGGTGAAGGTAGAACTTCCGGAGGTCGTCACCCAGTGACTCCTTGGGGTAAACCTACGAAAGGATTTAAAACACGTAAGACTAAACCGTCTGACCGTTTTATTGTCCAAAGACGTAAGAAAAACAGGAATAGGTAG
- the rpsS gene encoding 30S ribosomal protein S19: protein MARSLKKGPFIDDHLMKKITSLNSEGKKTPFKSWSRRSTIYPDMIGHTVMIHNGKAFVPVYVNENMIGHKLGEFAPTRTFKGHGGDKKVAKK, encoded by the coding sequence ATGGCTAGAAGCTTAAAAAAAGGTCCGTTCATTGACGACCACCTCATGAAAAAAATTACGAGCCTAAACTCTGAAGGGAAAAAAACTCCCTTCAAGTCTTGGTCCAGAAGAAGTACCATTTATCCAGATATGATTGGTCATACAGTCATGATTCATAATGGCAAAGCGTTTGTTCCTGTTTATGTAAACGAAAACATGATCGGTCACAAACTCGGTGAATTTGCTCCCACTAGAACCTTCAAAGGTCACGGTGGAGACAAAAAAGTAGCGAAGAAATAG
- a CDS encoding 50S ribosomal protein L23 gives MNLENVILSPVVTEKSQDLQTIGERMGKRTVKYTFKVHPDANKTLIKQALKQMYNVVPTNVNVAVYRGKMKRFRNMPSPRPHYKKAVVTFADGANLDFAKV, from the coding sequence TGAACCTAGAGAATGTAATCTTATCACCGGTTGTTACAGAAAAGTCGCAAGACCTTCAAACAATTGGAGAACGTATGGGAAAAAGAACTGTCAAGTATACGTTCAAAGTCCACCCGGATGCGAACAAAACTTTGATCAAACAAGCCCTGAAACAAATGTATAACGTTGTTCCAACAAATGTAAACGTAGCCGTTTACCGTGGGAAAATGAAACGTTTTAGAAACATGCCGTCCCCAAGACCTCACTACAAAAAAGCCGTAGTGACTTTTGCTGACGGAGCAAATTTGGATTTTGCTAAGGTTTAA